Proteins encoded within one genomic window of Halobacteroides halobius DSM 5150:
- a CDS encoding ATP-dependent helicase → MDLTVALNERQRQAVETTEGAVLVLAGAGSGKTRALTYRIAYLIEQGVDPYNILTLTFTNKAAEDMEQKVKKLIGDQISNMYLGTFHSVCVRILSQNLEPLGYESGFVIYDQSETKALVSDIIVTFDLDKEKYDPQSICRIINKAKQNLWTTEELIDYYEDTDFYQNIAEIYVKYNEALQDNNAFDFNDLIGKTIELFEENEEILEKYQERFKYVLIDEYQDTSPVQYQLARMLSRKHNNIFAVGDDYQSIYKFRGADMSNILDFSTDFADCKVIKLERNYRCKANIIEASNAVIEHNYNQSDKQAWTDNEPGEPIVIAEASDEYGEADYIVDEINNLVRFTGYDYSDIAILYRSNHQSRVLEEAFVKQRIPYYIVGGLGFYDRKEIKDIISYLKVAVNPQDTVALKRIVNTPKRGLGPRTIDKLINHAQEHVPEFDLFSFAQEDNTLGLFDVMQEPTQVSGIGKKKAAKVRQFHETLEQLIAVKESDLSLPQQVDQILKKSGYQAMLELDTSENAQTRLENINEFLALTNNYYQKNKSRDLEDFLRDLRLFSDQDDLNEANQVKMMTVHAAKGLEFPVVFVVGVEEEIFPHYRSITTGEREDIEEERRLCYVAMTRAEDRLFMSYARERKKYGETQEMIPSRFLDELPREVVLEKYHDLGF, encoded by the coding sequence ATGGATTTAACTGTAGCATTAAATGAAAGACAACGTCAAGCAGTCGAAACAACGGAAGGGGCAGTGTTAGTATTAGCAGGAGCCGGTAGTGGAAAGACGAGAGCTTTAACTTATCGGATTGCTTATTTAATCGAGCAAGGAGTTGATCCTTATAATATTTTAACATTGACCTTTACTAATAAGGCTGCTGAGGATATGGAGCAAAAGGTTAAAAAATTGATAGGTGATCAGATATCTAATATGTATTTAGGAACTTTTCATAGTGTTTGTGTTAGGATTTTAAGCCAGAATTTAGAGCCTTTAGGATATGAATCGGGTTTTGTAATCTATGACCAAAGTGAGACTAAAGCTTTAGTCTCTGATATTATTGTTACCTTTGATTTGGATAAAGAAAAGTATGACCCTCAATCTATCTGTAGAATCATTAATAAAGCTAAGCAAAATTTATGGACTACAGAAGAATTAATAGATTATTATGAGGATACAGATTTTTATCAAAATATTGCTGAGATTTATGTTAAGTATAACGAAGCTTTACAAGATAATAATGCCTTTGATTTTAATGATTTAATTGGAAAAACGATTGAATTATTTGAAGAAAACGAGGAAATTTTAGAGAAATATCAAGAGCGATTTAAATATGTACTAATTGATGAATATCAGGACACCTCACCTGTCCAATATCAACTAGCTAGAATGTTATCACGAAAACATAATAATATCTTTGCGGTTGGAGATGATTACCAAAGTATCTATAAATTTCGGGGAGCAGATATGAGTAATATTCTTGACTTTAGTACCGATTTTGCTGATTGTAAGGTAATTAAACTAGAAAGAAATTACCGGTGTAAAGCCAATATCATTGAAGCTTCTAATGCGGTTATTGAACACAATTATAACCAATCTGATAAACAGGCTTGGACTGATAATGAACCAGGAGAACCAATTGTAATTGCTGAGGCTAGTGATGAGTATGGTGAAGCTGATTACATAGTTGATGAAATTAATAATTTAGTTAGATTTACAGGATATGATTATAGTGATATTGCTATTTTATACCGTTCTAACCACCAATCTAGAGTTTTGGAGGAGGCTTTTGTTAAACAAAGGATCCCTTATTATATTGTAGGTGGTTTAGGCTTTTATGATCGTAAGGAGATTAAGGATATTATCAGTTATTTAAAAGTTGCAGTTAACCCCCAAGATACAGTAGCTTTAAAAAGAATTGTTAATACCCCTAAAAGAGGTTTAGGGCCTAGGACAATAGATAAATTAATCAATCATGCCCAAGAGCATGTCCCTGAATTTGATCTCTTTAGTTTTGCGCAAGAGGATAATACATTAGGTTTATTTGATGTTATGCAAGAGCCTACTCAAGTTTCAGGAATTGGCAAGAAAAAAGCAGCTAAGGTCAGGCAGTTCCATGAGACTTTAGAGCAACTTATAGCTGTAAAAGAATCCGATTTATCATTACCACAGCAGGTAGATCAGATTTTAAAAAAGAGTGGTTACCAAGCAATGTTAGAGTTAGATACTTCTGAAAATGCTCAGACTAGATTAGAGAATATCAATGAATTTTTAGCTCTAACAAATAATTATTACCAAAAAAATAAGAGTAGAGATTTAGAAGACTTTCTAAGAGATTTAAGGTTGTTCTCCGATCAGGATGATTTAAATGAAGCTAATCAAGTAAAGATGATGACAGTTCATGCTGCTAAAGGGTTAGAGTTTCCAGTTGTTTTTGTAGTGGGGGTAGAAGAAGAAATTTTTCCTCATTATCGAAGTATTACAACAGGAGAGAGAGAGGATATAGAAGAAGAAAGAAGGTTATGTTATGTAGCTATGACTCGAGCTGAGGATAGGTTATTTATGAGTTATGCTCGTGAAAGAAAGAAGTATGGAGAAACCCAAGAGATGATTCCTTCTCGTTTCTTAGATGAGTTACCCCGAGAGGTTGTTTTAGAAAAATATCATGATTTAGGTTTTTAA
- the ndk gene encoding nucleoside-diphosphate kinase — MGSIEQTLVLIKPDGVSDGKIGQVIKRFEDKGLQLQGMKMIWLDEALATKHYQQHQGKKFFERLISYITAAPVVALVLAGESAIKVVRNLVGTTNPAKAKPGTIRGDLAISLEHGNIIHASDSRETAAKEIELFFASEEIFTY; from the coding sequence GTGGGGTCAATCGAACAAACTTTAGTACTAATTAAACCAGATGGAGTATCAGATGGTAAAATAGGACAAGTAATTAAACGTTTTGAAGATAAAGGTTTACAGCTGCAAGGGATGAAGATGATATGGTTAGATGAAGCTTTAGCTACTAAACATTATCAACAGCATCAAGGTAAGAAATTTTTTGAACGGTTAATCTCATATATTACAGCCGCTCCAGTAGTAGCTTTGGTTTTAGCTGGAGAATCTGCTATTAAAGTAGTTAGAAATTTAGTAGGCACTACTAATCCAGCTAAAGCTAAGCCAGGTACTATCAGAGGGGATTTAGCTATTAGTTTAGAACACGGGAATATTATCCATGCTTCTGATAGCCGAGAAACAGCAGCTAAGGAAATTGAATTATTTTTTGCTAGTGAAGAAATTTTTACTTATTAA
- a CDS encoding NAD(P)-dependent malic enzyme — MSKQDQALKLHQEHQGKIKVESKFKIETKEDLSLAYTPGVAKPCQEIEQDHKKVYDYTAKGNLVAVVSDGTAVLGLGDIGPAASLPVMEGKAVLFKEFAGVDAFPICLNTTDPDEIVETVIRMAPTFGGVNLEDISAPRCIEIEEALKEELDIPVFHDDQHGTAIVVLAGLINGAKYVAKELTDLNVVINGAGAAGLAIANLLLEVGIENITLVDKFGALAPGVEEMNWAQAELATKTNPDQKTGELAKIMKGQDVFIGVSAPNLLNQKMVASMAADPIIFALANPTPEIDPNLAKQAGAKVVATGRSDYPNQVNNLLAFPGVFKGALAVQAKEITNQMKISASYAVADLISEEELASDYIIPAPFNEQVVNRVALEVAQEAMKSNLAKKEVEIDKLKKLFK, encoded by the coding sequence ATGTCGAAGCAAGATCAAGCACTTAAATTACATCAAGAACACCAAGGTAAGATCAAGGTAGAGAGTAAATTTAAGATTGAGACTAAGGAGGATTTATCTTTAGCCTATACTCCTGGAGTAGCTAAACCTTGTCAAGAGATTGAACAAGATCACAAGAAGGTCTATGATTATACGGCTAAAGGTAATCTAGTGGCAGTAGTATCTGATGGTACGGCAGTTTTAGGTTTAGGTGATATTGGCCCTGCAGCTTCTTTACCAGTAATGGAGGGTAAAGCTGTTTTATTTAAAGAATTCGCTGGAGTTGATGCTTTTCCGATTTGCCTTAATACTACTGATCCTGATGAAATTGTAGAAACAGTGATCAGAATGGCTCCTACCTTTGGAGGGGTTAATTTAGAGGATATTTCTGCTCCTAGATGTATAGAAATAGAAGAAGCCCTAAAAGAAGAATTAGATATTCCTGTCTTTCATGATGATCAACATGGTACAGCTATTGTCGTTTTGGCAGGTTTGATTAATGGTGCTAAATATGTAGCTAAAGAATTAACTGATCTAAATGTTGTGATTAATGGGGCAGGAGCTGCTGGATTAGCAATTGCTAATTTATTATTAGAAGTAGGGATTGAGAATATCACTTTAGTAGATAAGTTTGGGGCCTTGGCCCCAGGGGTAGAAGAGATGAATTGGGCCCAAGCTGAATTAGCTACTAAGACAAATCCCGACCAAAAGACTGGAGAGTTAGCTAAGATAATGAAGGGCCAAGATGTCTTTATTGGTGTCTCAGCTCCTAACTTATTAAACCAAAAGATGGTAGCAAGTATGGCTGCTGATCCTATTATATTTGCTTTAGCTAATCCAACGCCGGAGATAGACCCAAATCTGGCTAAGCAAGCAGGAGCAAAAGTAGTAGCTACTGGCCGCTCAGATTATCCTAATCAGGTTAATAATTTATTGGCCTTTCCAGGTGTTTTTAAAGGCGCTTTAGCAGTACAGGCTAAAGAGATTACTAATCAAATGAAGATTTCAGCTAGTTATGCTGTAGCTGATTTGATTTCTGAAGAAGAATTAGCTAGTGATTATATAATTCCTGCTCCGTTTAATGAACAGGTAGTTAATCGAGTAGCTTTAGAAGTAGCTCAGGAAGCTATGAAGTC